In candidate division WOR-3 bacterium, a genomic segment contains:
- a CDS encoding disulfide isomerase DsbC N-terminal domain-containing protein, whose protein sequence is MRRLRTIVFILAVVLTVSTCKVFADVKDEVKRNLQNLFPGVKIESILETPIPKTYAVFIPGSSILFYNTDGYFIFGEIWTKEGTNIAGVLSVKRALDKIKSKGLKPHITQGNGKEITLFVNPECFHCKQLLLHLSNYVDRVKLNIYLVPMPQFRSETELMVTILCSENPYNALIDYVKGSEIRKIFSSYKCSSEQVQTYVKDLDEIKELRISVVPVLVGPGGEIVIGNDVLKVNTLLEK, encoded by the coding sequence ATGCGTAGATTAAGAACAATTGTGTTTATTTTAGCTGTGGTGCTTACAGTTTCAACTTGTAAAGTTTTTGCAGATGTGAAAGACGAAGTTAAAAGAAACTTACAGAATTTGTTTCCAGGTGTGAAAATTGAGAGTATTTTAGAAACTCCCATACCTAAGACTTACGCCGTTTTTATTCCAGGTAGCTCGATTTTGTTTTATAACACTGATGGTTATTTCATTTTCGGTGAAATCTGGACGAAAGAGGGAACTAATATAGCTGGGGTTCTTTCGGTGAAAAGGGCATTAGATAAGATTAAAAGCAAAGGTTTGAAACCTCATATAACTCAAGGGAATGGTAAAGAAATAACCCTTTTTGTGAACCCAGAATGTTTTCACTGTAAGCAACTTTTACTCCACCTAAGTAATTATGTTGATAGAGTTAAGTTAAATATTTATCTTGTTCCTATGCCTCAGTTTCGCTCTGAGACAGAATTAATGGTTACGATTTTGTGTTCTGAAAATCCTTACAACGCTTTAATAGATTATGTAAAAGGTTCAGAAATTAGAAAAATTTTCTCTTCTTACAAGTGTTCTTCCGAGCAAGTTCAGACATATGTAAAAGACTTGGATGAGATAAAAGAGTTAAGAATATCTGTAGTACCAGTTCTTGTAGGTCCAGGGGGTGAAATAGTGATTGGAAATGACGTTTTAAAAGTCAATACCTTACTGGAGAAGTAA